CGGGCACCTGGTCGGCTCGGCGGTGGACCGGCAGGACGGCTTCATCCACCTCTCCGGCCCCGACCAGGTGGTGGAGACGGCGCGGCGGCACTTCGCCGGGGCGACCGGGCTCACGCTGCTCACGGTCGACCCGGACCGGCTCGGCGACCGGCTGCGCTGGGAGCCGTCCCGCGGCGGCGCGCTCTTCCCGCACCTGTACGGTCCACTGCCGGTCACCGCGGTGGTGGCCGCCGAGGCGCTGCCGGTCGACGTCCCGGCCGCCGAGGCGGTGGCCGCCCTGCTGGGCTGACCACCGCCAGCGCGTCCCCGGTCCCCGAGGACGGCACCGGTCAGCGGCAGAGCCGCCCGATCTCCTCCTGGAACCGGTCCATCGGGTTCGCCTCGGCCGGGCCGAGCAGGTACGTCTTCAGCTCCCGCCGGGCCTCGGTCATCGGGTCGTCCCCGGCGCGGGTCACCGCGACGATCTTCTCCAGTTCGCCGCAGTCCCGGGCGAGCAGGTACGCGGCCCGCGACGTCGGGTACTCGCGGCGGAACTCGTCCTCCGGCAGCCCGCCCGGGTTGGCCACCACGTACGGCCGCTGGCTCTGCACGAAGTCCGAGACCACACTCGACACGTCGCTGATGAGCAGGTCGGTCTGGTTGAAGCAGTCGAACAGCGCCGGCACGCGGCCGGTCACCACCAGGTGCCGGGTGCCGTCGAGCGAGGAGGCGTCGGCGTCGCCGCCGGCAGCCCGGATCCGCTCCACGATCCGCTCGTGCACGGCCTTGGCCTGCTTGGACCGGGAGCCGGTCAGCGGGTGCGGCTTGTAGATGAGCCGGACCCCCGGCGTGACGGCCAGCAGTCCCTTGACGATCCGCTCGCCCATCAGCACCAGCGAGGTGTGGTAGGGGTCGTCGTCGAGCCAGCCCTCCCAGGTGGGGGCGTAGAGCACGGTGAACGGCCGGTCGATCGACTCGGCGCCGAAGGTGTGCACACCGGCCAACTGCGGGCGGCCGATCTCGACGATGTCGGAGTCGAGCACCCCGACGCCGGCGCGCGCGTACCG
This genomic stretch from Micromonospora krabiensis harbors:
- a CDS encoding DUF952 domain-containing protein, yielding MIYKLLPTTEWNDARAAGHLVGSAVDRQDGFIHLSGPDQVVETARRHFAGATGLTLLTVDPDRLGDRLRWEPSRGGALFPHLYGPLPVTAVVAAEALPVDVPAAEAVAALLG